A DNA window from Pseudomonas tohonis contains the following coding sequences:
- a CDS encoding CynX/NimT family MFS transporter yields the protein MHKVETHTPVVAWLLLVALGLNLRPILGSVSPLLGEIRAATGLSFQGTALLTTLPVICMGLVALAAVRLEARLGERRGVAIGLALIFGACLARWLCDRGDVLLGTALLGGIGVALIQALVPAVIKRQFAGRVALAMGLYSASLMSGGGLSALLSPVLASHFGHWQAGLGFWLVPAALALLLWLRLPLARADSPRASAGPGLLGDRRAWLLALYFGLINCGYMSMVAWLPAFYQQLGWSPTRSGSLLAFMTLFQVLAALTIPALAQRGVDRRPLLTLCLAAQAVGFAGLVWAPQQATLLWVALIGFGLGACFALSLILTLDHRRDPREAGQLAAFVQGVGFLINAVSPWLTGWLREVTGSFTSAWVVLVVMVLAMLALTRVFSPASYGMAPGGEVPARA from the coding sequence ATGCACAAGGTTGAAACCCACACCCCGGTCGTCGCCTGGCTGTTGCTGGTGGCCCTGGGGCTGAACCTGCGGCCGATCCTGGGCTCGGTCAGCCCGTTGCTGGGCGAGATACGCGCGGCCACCGGGCTGAGCTTCCAAGGCACGGCGCTGCTGACCACGCTGCCGGTGATCTGCATGGGCCTGGTGGCGCTGGCGGCGGTACGCCTGGAGGCGCGCCTGGGCGAACGGCGCGGCGTGGCCATCGGGCTGGCGCTGATCTTCGGTGCCTGCCTGGCCCGCTGGCTGTGCGACCGGGGGGATGTGCTGCTGGGCACGGCGCTGCTGGGTGGCATCGGCGTGGCGCTGATCCAGGCGCTGGTGCCGGCGGTGATCAAGCGCCAGTTCGCCGGCCGCGTGGCGCTGGCCATGGGGCTGTATTCGGCCTCGCTGATGAGCGGTGGCGGGCTGTCGGCCCTGCTCAGCCCGGTGCTGGCCAGCCATTTCGGCCACTGGCAGGCGGGGCTGGGTTTCTGGCTGGTGCCGGCGGCGCTGGCGTTGCTGCTGTGGCTGCGCCTGCCGCTGGCGCGGGCCGATTCGCCGCGCGCAAGCGCTGGGCCAGGGCTTCTGGGGGATCGCCGGGCCTGGCTGCTGGCGCTGTACTTCGGGCTGATCAACTGCGGCTACATGAGCATGGTGGCCTGGCTGCCGGCCTTCTATCAGCAGTTGGGCTGGAGCCCGACCCGCAGCGGTTCCCTGCTGGCGTTCATGACGCTGTTCCAGGTGCTGGCGGCGCTGACGATACCGGCCCTGGCCCAGCGCGGCGTCGACCGCCGGCCGCTGCTGACGCTGTGCCTGGCCGCCCAGGCGGTGGGGTTCGCCGGCCTGGTGTGGGCGCCGCAGCAGGCCACCCTGCTGTGGGTGGCGCTGATCGGCTTCGGCCTGGGCGCCTGTTTCGCGCTGAGCCTGATCCTCACCCTCGACCACCGTCGCGACCCGCGCGAGGCGGGGCAGCTGGCGGCCTTCGTGCAGGGCGTCGGCTTCCTGATCAATGCGGTCTCGCCCTGGTTGACGGGCTGGTTGCGGGAGGTCACCGGGAGCTTCACCAGTGCCTGGGTGGTGCTGGTGGTGATGGTGCTGGCGATGCTGGCGCTGACCCGGGTGTTCAGCCCGGCCAGCTATGGGATGGCGCCGGGCGGCGAGGTGCCGGCCCGGGCCTGA